The Parashewanella tropica genome window below encodes:
- a CDS encoding MotA/TolQ/ExbB proton channel family protein codes for MAPVLIAIFVLFIYAFYALGHFISQYLTRKQGMTDYLSQLRNKEGKKVKGYTIHNYYIQNPTASEDELEVVALKKLETLRIVTRIAPMLGLIATMIPMGPALKALSDGNIQGISENLIVAFAAVIWGLVISTLTFWPASVKKRWFADELINIRKLKGDA; via the coding sequence ATGGCACCAGTTTTAATCGCCATTTTTGTCCTGTTTATTTATGCCTTTTATGCACTTGGGCATTTTATTTCTCAGTATTTAACGCGTAAGCAAGGAATGACGGATTACCTTTCTCAATTGAGAAATAAAGAAGGTAAAAAGGTAAAAGGATATACCATTCACAATTATTACATTCAAAATCCAACTGCAAGTGAAGATGAACTAGAAGTGGTTGCACTTAAAAAGCTTGAAACTCTTCGTATCGTGACTCGTATTGCACCGATGCTTGGTCTTATCGCCACGATGATCCCAATGGGGCCTGCTTTGAAAGCGCTATCTGACGGAAATATCCAAGGTATTAGTGAAAACCTAATCGTTGCTTTTGCTGCGGTAATTTGGGGCTTGGTGATTTCAACTCTGACCTTTTGGCCTGCATCAGTAAAGAAACGTTGGTTTGCAGATGAGTTGATTAATATTCGAAAGCTTAAAGGCGATGCCTAA
- a CDS encoding DUF2149 domain-containing protein — protein MKFLNEDEELNPIVSAVNLIDVFLVIIAALLIAIAQNPLNVFSEDSVTVVKNAGKPNMEVIVKEGKEIKQYKSTGAIGTGEGARAGVAYKMADGSFVYVPEGQDGAKAKSQETKLK, from the coding sequence ATGAAGTTCTTAAACGAAGATGAAGAGCTAAACCCAATCGTAAGTGCGGTGAACTTGATCGACGTATTTTTGGTGATCATCGCTGCGCTTCTTATTGCGATTGCGCAAAACCCTTTGAACGTGTTCTCTGAAGACAGTGTCACTGTGGTTAAAAATGCTGGCAAGCCAAATATGGAAGTGATTGTTAAAGAAGGAAAAGAGATTAAGCAATATAAATCAACAGGTGCAATCGGTACAGGTGAGGGCGCTCGCGCTGGTGTTGCTTACAAGATGGCTGATGGCAGTTTTGTTTATGTTCCAGAAGGACAAGATGGAGCAAAAGCTAAATCTCAGGAGACAAAATTAAAATGA